In Fibrobacter sp. UWB15, the following proteins share a genomic window:
- a CDS encoding radical SAM/SPASM domain-containing protein → MNAVYIEITDVCNLNCSFCPCGKANSSAVSLSAKRPREFMNTELFKRCITEAATVAENVYFHVLGEPTLHPGFGQFLKRLEQTPLKLNLTTNGTTIARVSESILKCPAVRQVNFSTHAYAELPQDDAMRHLQDVLDFCKMANAVRPDLYINLRLWNVGDATSNSWNETMLAKVNEAFGTNVELGQFCSRHKSFNVTGRIYLHQDSRFEWPILDERRKTRDERNATGTCRALDTHVAILHDGRVVACCLDYSGQITLGNIADQSLAEILETPLARNLREGFEKHELRHPFCQNCTFCKRFGK, encoded by the coding sequence ATGAATGCGGTCTATATCGAAATCACGGATGTCTGCAACTTGAATTGCAGCTTTTGCCCCTGCGGCAAGGCGAATTCATCGGCAGTATCCCTTTCGGCAAAAAGACCCCGCGAATTCATGAACACGGAGCTTTTCAAACGTTGCATCACAGAGGCGGCGACCGTTGCCGAAAACGTCTACTTTCATGTGCTGGGCGAACCGACGTTGCATCCTGGTTTCGGACAGTTTCTCAAAAGGCTGGAGCAGACGCCGCTCAAGTTGAACTTGACCACCAACGGCACCACCATAGCACGAGTTTCGGAAAGCATCTTGAAATGCCCCGCCGTACGCCAGGTGAACTTTTCGACGCACGCCTATGCGGAATTACCGCAGGACGACGCGATGCGACACCTTCAAGACGTTCTTGATTTTTGCAAAATGGCGAATGCGGTACGCCCCGACCTGTACATCAATTTGAGGCTCTGGAATGTAGGCGATGCAACCAGCAATTCTTGGAACGAGACGATGCTTGCCAAGGTGAACGAGGCTTTCGGCACCAATGTTGAACTAGGTCAATTCTGCAGTCGCCATAAGAGTTTCAATGTCACCGGACGCATCTACCTGCACCAGGACAGCCGCTTTGAATGGCCTATATTAGACGAGAGACGAAAGACGAGAGACGAGAGAAACGCAACAGGAACATGCCGTGCACTCGACACTCATGTTGCAATTCTCCATGACGGACGCGTTGTAGCCTGCTGCTTAGATTATAGCGGACAAATCACGCTCGGCAACATTGCCGACCAGAGCCTTGCCGAAATTCTGGAGACACCCCTCGCCCGCAACCTACGCGAAGGTTTCGAGAAGCACGAATTGCGCCATCCGTTTTGTCAGAATTGCACTTTCTGCAAGCGCTTCGGCAAATAA
- the ftsE gene encoding cell division ATP-binding protein FtsE gives MIHFNHVTKTYEDNWKALSNVTLRIHKGEFVFLTGHSGAGKSTLLKLIYMDERPDEERGGQVMVKFTGDCLYDSKNTPDSKIQSLRRKMGIIFQDFKLLPDRNVFENVALALRIVGTPSSKINAAVFDALALVGISQKRFAMPYTLSGGEQQRVAIARAMVHNPYLLLADEPTGNLDPKNAEEVFKIFKEINARGTTVVMATHNPDFYLNSPFRRLVLDHGELLNRDLI, from the coding sequence ATGATTCACTTTAACCACGTCACTAAAACCTACGAGGATAATTGGAAGGCTCTTTCCAATGTGACGTTGCGCATTCATAAAGGTGAATTCGTTTTTCTGACAGGGCATTCGGGTGCCGGTAAGTCGACGCTTTTGAAGCTGATTTACATGGACGAACGCCCGGACGAAGAACGTGGCGGACAGGTGATGGTGAAGTTTACGGGCGACTGCCTGTACGACAGCAAGAACACGCCCGATAGCAAGATTCAGTCGCTTCGCCGCAAGATGGGGATTATCTTCCAGGACTTTAAGCTGTTGCCAGACCGCAACGTGTTTGAAAATGTGGCGCTGGCCTTGCGTATTGTGGGAACTCCGAGCAGCAAGATTAATGCGGCGGTGTTCGATGCTTTAGCCCTTGTGGGCATTAGCCAAAAACGCTTTGCCATGCCTTATACGCTTTCGGGCGGTGAACAGCAGCGCGTGGCGATTGCGCGCGCCATGGTGCATAACCCGTACTTGCTGTTGGCGGACGAACCGACCGGTAACCTTGACCCGAAAAACGCCGAAGAAGTTTTCAAAATCTTCAAGGAAATCAATGCCCGCGGTACAACCGTCGTGATGGCGACGCATAACCCGGACTTTTACTTGAATAGCCCGTTCCGTCGCCTGGTGCTTGACCACGGTGAACTCTTGAACAGAGACCTTATTTAA
- a CDS encoding RluA family pseudouridine synthase — protein sequence MPVPSDMYFESVVQPEHEGWLLLDSLCKRFTYHSRELWGEKIAGGFVSVNGEVANLETIAHRGDKVVYHVTNYTEPEVPTDFKVVFEDDEFMLVAKPAGVPVHHTGHIFYNTFTSIVRRGTDCETATPMHRLDRDTGGLMLFAKYAESAARFQKNLDRILLKKFYMAVVRGDFAVDGTPAGEPVDCTMPLREDPADRLRLRMHHFEDGKPCHTRFRKVGVGELSQPVGGETKYSVVEAELLTGRKHQIRAHLAELGYPILGDRLYSFDGIYYEKMSRSWSRDPSIDNSEEGLSAEDLKALGGKSQMLYAYKVEIQLPYWKESRVFDSQDYPADMAELVKRVKSGV from the coding sequence ATGCCAGTACCTTCTGATATGTATTTCGAGAGCGTGGTGCAGCCCGAACACGAGGGCTGGCTTCTGCTCGATTCGCTTTGCAAGCGTTTTACCTACCATAGCCGCGAACTGTGGGGCGAAAAAATTGCGGGTGGCTTTGTGTCGGTGAACGGCGAAGTCGCGAACTTGGAGACGATTGCGCACCGCGGCGACAAGGTGGTTTACCACGTAACGAACTACACCGAGCCCGAAGTCCCGACGGATTTTAAGGTCGTGTTCGAAGATGACGAATTCATGCTGGTGGCAAAGCCTGCGGGCGTGCCGGTACACCATACGGGGCACATATTCTACAATACGTTTACCTCGATTGTGCGCCGTGGGACTGATTGCGAGACGGCGACCCCGATGCACCGCCTGGACCGCGACACGGGCGGGCTCATGCTGTTTGCGAAGTATGCCGAGTCGGCGGCGCGGTTCCAGAAGAATCTGGACCGAATCTTGCTGAAGAAATTCTACATGGCGGTTGTGCGCGGGGACTTCGCGGTTGATGGAACCCCTGCGGGCGAGCCTGTAGATTGCACGATGCCTTTGCGCGAAGACCCCGCGGACCGCTTGCGGCTCCGCATGCACCACTTTGAAGACGGCAAACCTTGCCACACGCGTTTTAGAAAGGTGGGTGTGGGCGAGTTATCGCAACCGGTGGGCGGCGAGACGAAATATTCCGTAGTCGAGGCCGAACTCTTGACGGGCCGCAAGCACCAGATTCGGGCTCACCTCGCAGAACTCGGGTACCCGATTCTGGGTGACCGCCTGTACAGCTTCGATGGTATCTACTACGAGAAGATGTCGCGCTCCTGGTCGCGCGATCCTTCTATCGACAATTCCGAAGAAGGCCTTTCCGCCGAAGACCTAAAGGCCCTCGGCGGCAAATCGCAGATGCTTTATGCGTACAAGGTGGAAATCCAGTTGCCCTACTGGAAAGAATCGCGCGTTTTCGACAGCCAAGACTATCCGGCAGACATGGCAGAGCTGGTGAAAAGGGTTAAAAGCGGCGTCTAA
- the rsgA gene encoding ribosome small subunit-dependent GTPase A has translation MLDSDFEDEREPRRVRPTRRDHRSRRIDVMREMESGVVDERPVKERFSREFKNPRIKKIKDPLEKIDEKDCVEGLVVEVHRRTCEARLEKEIPDQVGDDIKGETVTAMYRATTSKALGEFPAVGDRVLLGQVNEDEDSGEGVGSQKYCVVRVLPRKSELKRPGPRDSFRRKLTLAANIDQVVIVASVTQPEFNYGFMDRFLLAANLNNLPFVLVLTKMDLLPNGEADLNDDIRDFMSIVDKVIPVSVKSGVGLERLREELLGKSSVFSGQSGVGKSTLVNALVPGAELETGAVRERDGKGRHTTTSSSLFDFPGGGYVIDTPGIRSIGLANGEDDMDGETLAKIFPGFFEGDLFTCKYSNCKHLKEPGCSVREAVESGKLSRARYASYLRILNSRN, from the coding sequence ATGCTTGATAGCGATTTCGAAGATGAACGCGAACCTAGACGTGTAAGGCCGACCCGCCGCGATCACCGCAGCAGGCGTATCGACGTAATGCGCGAAATGGAGTCTGGCGTTGTTGACGAGCGCCCCGTCAAGGAACGTTTCAGTCGCGAATTCAAGAATCCCCGCATCAAGAAAATCAAGGACCCGCTCGAAAAAATCGACGAAAAGGACTGCGTCGAAGGTTTGGTGGTCGAAGTGCATCGCCGCACGTGCGAGGCTCGACTAGAAAAGGAGATCCCCGATCAAGTCGGGGATGACATTAAGGGTGAAACTGTTACTGCCATGTACCGTGCGACGACTTCGAAGGCGCTAGGGGAATTTCCGGCGGTGGGAGACCGCGTGCTTTTGGGGCAGGTAAACGAAGACGAGGACAGCGGCGAAGGTGTCGGTTCGCAGAAGTATTGCGTGGTGCGCGTGCTCCCGCGAAAGAGCGAACTCAAGCGCCCCGGCCCCCGCGATAGCTTTAGGCGTAAACTCACCCTGGCAGCAAACATTGACCAGGTGGTGATTGTGGCGAGCGTGACGCAGCCGGAATTCAACTATGGGTTCATGGACCGCTTTTTGCTGGCGGCGAACCTGAACAATCTGCCGTTTGTGCTGGTGCTCACCAAGATGGATTTGTTGCCGAACGGCGAAGCGGACCTGAATGATGACATCCGCGACTTCATGAGTATCGTGGACAAGGTGATTCCCGTGAGCGTGAAGTCGGGGGTGGGCCTTGAACGCCTGCGCGAGGAACTCCTGGGCAAGTCGTCTGTGTTCAGCGGGCAGAGCGGCGTGGGTAAATCGACGTTGGTGAACGCCCTGGTGCCGGGTGCCGAACTCGAAACTGGCGCCGTGCGCGAACGCGACGGCAAGGGAAGGCATACGACGACTTCTTCGAGCCTGTTCGATTTTCCGGGTGGCGGCTACGTAATTGATACGCCGGGGATCCGGAGCATCGGTCTTGCGAATGGCGAAGACGATATGGATGGCGAAACTTTGGCGAAGATTTTCCCGGGTTTTTTCGAGGGCGACTTGTTTACCTGCAAGTACAGCAACTGCAAGCACCTGAAGGAACCGGGCTGCTCGGTGCGCGAGGCGGTAGAATCGGGTAAGCTTTCGCGGGCCCGCTATGCGAGTTATTTGAGAATTTTGAATTCTAGGAACTAG
- a CDS encoding chloride channel protein produces MKEQMMRMAKEQMKARFSTFVQKWLSLPILTVTAIVIGAIVGALTAFFGQVLLAVSAVRDANPPYWIPGLALIGIVIVLGFQKFGKGTERGMDMVFGVAHGKESEIPLRMIPMVAVSTWLTHLFGGSAGREGVAMQIGATLGHNISKKIHVEKAGKVLLVAGMAAGFAGLFQTPLAAIALALEVLLVGYLELSALLPAAVAAFTAYKVSEMLGLEKFSVDLHTLFPDYNVANLLWNENGFDIHFVLKLALLGVLFGIVGGGFAKLLSLAKKFAENKLPNPVKRIAFVGIGISFLLLVFWQGRYAGLGTNLIDICFAGSQAADVNAAGAAGIFACDWILKFALTIATIAVGFKGGEVTPLFAIGATFGAWVATMVGVPLPLAAALGYAAVFGGATNTLFAPIFIGAEIFGFDTLPAFFIVCVVAFACNGGQSIYAQKKLRLK; encoded by the coding sequence ATGAAGGAGCAGATGATGCGTATGGCGAAGGAACAAATGAAGGCTAGATTCAGTACATTTGTCCAAAAGTGGCTATCGCTCCCTATTTTGACGGTTACCGCTATTGTCATAGGCGCTATCGTTGGCGCCCTTACAGCTTTCTTTGGGCAAGTGCTCTTGGCAGTCAGTGCGGTACGTGACGCCAATCCGCCTTACTGGATTCCGGGGCTTGCCTTGATTGGGATTGTGATTGTATTGGGTTTCCAGAAATTCGGCAAGGGCACCGAGCGCGGCATGGACATGGTCTTCGGAGTCGCACACGGGAAAGAAAGCGAAATTCCCCTGCGTATGATCCCGATGGTTGCCGTAAGCACTTGGCTCACCCACCTGTTCGGCGGTAGCGCTGGCCGCGAAGGAGTCGCGATGCAGATTGGTGCGACGCTCGGGCACAACATCAGCAAGAAAATCCATGTCGAAAAAGCGGGTAAGGTCCTGCTGGTTGCAGGAATGGCGGCCGGCTTCGCGGGACTTTTCCAGACACCCCTTGCTGCGATTGCACTCGCCCTTGAAGTATTATTAGTCGGTTACCTGGAACTCTCCGCACTGTTGCCTGCTGCGGTCGCCGCTTTCACGGCCTACAAGGTTTCCGAGATGCTCGGACTCGAAAAATTCTCCGTTGACTTGCACACGCTTTTCCCTGATTATAATGTTGCGAATTTACTCTGGAACGAAAACGGATTCGACATCCATTTTGTGTTGAAACTTGCACTGCTCGGCGTACTGTTCGGAATCGTTGGAGGCGGGTTTGCCAAGTTGCTTTCACTCGCGAAAAAATTTGCGGAGAACAAGTTGCCGAACCCGGTCAAGCGCATCGCCTTCGTCGGGATTGGAATCAGCTTCTTACTGTTGGTATTCTGGCAGGGCCGCTATGCAGGACTCGGAACGAACCTGATTGACATCTGCTTTGCGGGCTCGCAGGCCGCAGATGTAAATGCTGCGGGAGCCGCAGGAATTTTCGCCTGCGATTGGATTCTGAAATTTGCACTCACGATTGCAACAATCGCCGTCGGATTCAAGGGCGGCGAAGTCACACCGCTATTCGCCATTGGCGCAACCTTCGGAGCATGGGTCGCCACGATGGTCGGCGTTCCCCTGCCGCTTGCCGCGGCCCTCGGATACGCGGCAGTCTTTGGCGGAGCGACCAATACGCTGTTTGCCCCCATCTTTATCGGTGCAGAAATTTTCGGTTTCGACACCTTGCCCGCATTTTTCATCGTATGCGTAGTCGCCTTCGCCTGCAACGGCGGCCAAAGCATCTACGCACAGAAAAAACTAAGACTTAAATAA
- a CDS encoding arginase family protein: MPIVTIQDFTGVYTEQPFMQGLRETVASNGDIHWLDCTKIEGTDCYCDDEAQDALNKMMDEGNATATNTSATSTPGIHFFDNGNYHYMSKLWTDRVQEPFDLIVFDHHPDMQPPRFEGILSCGGWIKEVLDNNKFVQNVIVIGVADHLVEEIREDLLQANAAEILNRVTFIRESELKKHPENLSSLVCSELASVLSSNIYLSIDKDALSTAEAATNWDQGSLTFGQLAKTLKVLAENRKILGIDICGERARDMGFEDTAAADALNNALNEKLFHTLEGLHGIQ; the protein is encoded by the coding sequence ATGCCGATAGTCACCATTCAAGATTTCACTGGCGTTTACACCGAGCAGCCCTTTATGCAAGGACTGCGGGAAACGGTTGCATCTAACGGCGACATTCATTGGCTGGACTGCACAAAGATTGAAGGTACAGACTGCTACTGCGATGACGAAGCGCAAGATGCCCTCAACAAGATGATGGACGAAGGCAATGCAACCGCTACAAATACTTCTGCAACAAGCACTCCCGGCATCCACTTCTTCGATAACGGCAATTACCATTACATGAGTAAGCTCTGGACGGACCGCGTTCAAGAACCGTTCGACCTTATCGTATTCGATCACCATCCCGACATGCAACCACCCCGTTTCGAAGGAATCCTCAGCTGCGGCGGCTGGATCAAGGAAGTTCTTGACAACAATAAATTCGTGCAGAACGTCATCGTTATCGGAGTCGCCGACCATCTCGTCGAAGAAATCCGCGAAGACCTTTTGCAGGCAAACGCCGCCGAAATTCTGAACCGCGTCACCTTCATCCGCGAAAGCGAACTGAAGAAACATCCAGAAAATCTCTCGTCTCTCGTCTGTAGCGAGCTTGCGAGCGTTCTCTCGTCTAACATCTACCTTTCTATCGACAAGGACGCCCTTTCTACAGCAGAAGCCGCGACCAACTGGGATCAGGGTTCACTCACCTTTGGGCAACTCGCCAAGACACTCAAAGTTCTCGCCGAAAACAGAAAAATTTTGGGTATTGACATTTGCGGAGAACGCGCCCGCGACATGGGATTCGAGGACACCGCCGCGGCAGATGCGCTTAACAATGCGCTGAACGAAAAACTTTTCCACACGCTTGAAGGGCTCCATGGCATTCAATAA
- a CDS encoding pseudouridine synthase — MAFNNRKPQKQGAHGVARVISKRGYCSRSQAEKLVREGHVILRGKPVRDPETPAYENDEILVDGTPVTASEFVYFAMNKPRGIVTTASDEKGRKTVMDLFREEYAKMFPGKPMPHIAPVGRLDAASEGLLLFTNDTKWADALLKTKDDRRKTIESRSPNVILSPSTSSGQAPQQKKLKDPGTNQHLKIYRVQVAGKPSDAELSQMETGFNVPPRVFGEKEEFMHADRVTLVSEGEKNCWLEFTLSEGKNREIRRMLAHLGYEVMRLMRIQFDNFTLDDIKPGEIHKIVPKIASH; from the coding sequence ATGGCATTCAATAACCGCAAACCACAAAAGCAAGGCGCCCACGGCGTCGCCCGCGTGATTTCCAAACGCGGCTATTGTAGCCGCAGCCAAGCCGAAAAGCTGGTACGCGAAGGCCACGTAATTCTCCGAGGCAAGCCTGTGCGCGACCCCGAAACGCCCGCCTACGAAAACGACGAAATTCTCGTCGACGGCACTCCCGTCACCGCAAGTGAATTCGTCTACTTCGCCATGAACAAGCCCCGCGGAATCGTCACCACCGCAAGCGACGAAAAAGGCCGCAAGACCGTGATGGATTTATTCCGCGAAGAGTACGCCAAAATGTTCCCCGGCAAGCCTATGCCGCACATTGCACCCGTAGGCCGCCTCGACGCCGCCAGCGAAGGCCTGCTGCTTTTTACGAACGACACCAAGTGGGCAGACGCTTTATTAAAGACGAAAGACGATAGACGAAAGACGATAGAGTCTCGCAGTCCAAACGTCATCCTGAGCCCTTCGACAAGCTCAGGGCAGGCTCCGCAGCAAAAGAAACTGAAGGATCCAGGCACGAATCAACACCTCAAAATCTACCGCGTGCAAGTCGCGGGCAAGCCCTCCGACGCCGAACTTTCTCAAATGGAAACAGGCTTCAACGTCCCGCCCCGCGTCTTCGGAGAAAAAGAAGAATTCATGCACGCCGACCGCGTCACGCTCGTAAGCGAAGGCGAAAAAAACTGTTGGCTCGAATTCACCCTTTCCGAAGGCAAGAACCGCGAAATCCGCCGCATGCTCGCCCACTTAGGCTACGAAGTCATGCGCCTCATGCGCATCCAATTCGACAATTTCACACTAGATGACATAAAACCCGGCGAAATTCACAAAATCGTCCCCAAAATAGCCTCACATTAG
- a CDS encoding MBOAT family protein, translating into MVFSSQLFLFYFLPTFLVGYFVLYKLHAKHSTLNFFITIFSYVFYGWLEPWLVFLMFGCTLVVYVAGRFISAPGASKLQRNLALGTAIAVNLGALGYFKYYMFGMGVINDVITKFGCEPFSVMTVLLPVGISFYSFQSMSYAIDVWRGTAPPVKDFATFACYVALFPQLVAGPIVRYNTVAEELATRTHTLENFVRGISFFCFGFAEKIFLANQVGIIADRVFAADAPGVLNSWWGSLAYMFQIYFDFSAYSNMAIGLGLMLGFHFPRNFNGPYRSKSITEFWKFWHISLTSWFRDYLYIPLGGNRVGTARLYFNLFLVMFVSGVWHGANWTFVCWGLYHAFFMIVERANNKNAFYYKAPKLVQVLITQVIVLFGWVLFRADSIGEAWRMWKCMLGFNAVSSADAILSAEIFTPTCLFFMALAALLSFWKFRSFDFCNNVSPVRVALALVIFVVAVLALFTQSYNPFLYFQF; encoded by the coding sequence ATGGTCTTCTCATCCCAGCTATTCCTTTTCTATTTCTTGCCGACGTTCCTGGTCGGTTACTTCGTGTTGTACAAACTGCACGCGAAGCACTCGACGCTGAATTTTTTCATCACGATTTTCAGCTACGTTTTTTACGGTTGGCTTGAACCGTGGCTTGTGTTCCTGATGTTCGGCTGCACCCTGGTGGTGTACGTGGCGGGCCGGTTTATTTCGGCTCCGGGAGCATCTAAACTGCAACGGAACTTGGCACTGGGGACCGCTATTGCGGTGAACCTCGGGGCGCTCGGTTACTTTAAGTATTACATGTTCGGCATGGGCGTCATCAATGACGTTATTACCAAGTTCGGTTGCGAACCGTTCTCGGTGATGACGGTTCTTTTGCCGGTGGGTATTTCATTCTATTCGTTCCAGTCCATGAGTTACGCGATTGACGTGTGGCGCGGAACGGCGCCTCCGGTCAAAGACTTTGCGACATTTGCTTGCTACGTGGCCTTGTTCCCGCAGTTGGTGGCGGGCCCGATTGTCCGTTACAATACCGTGGCCGAGGAACTTGCGACCCGTACGCATACGCTCGAAAATTTTGTGCGCGGCATATCGTTTTTCTGTTTTGGCTTTGCCGAAAAGATATTCCTTGCAAATCAGGTGGGCATTATTGCGGACCGTGTGTTTGCGGCCGATGCTCCCGGCGTGCTGAACAGCTGGTGGGGTTCGCTTGCGTACATGTTCCAGATTTACTTTGATTTTTCAGCGTATTCGAACATGGCGATTGGTCTTGGGCTCATGCTCGGGTTCCACTTTCCGCGTAATTTTAATGGCCCGTACCGTTCCAAGAGCATTACCGAGTTCTGGAAGTTCTGGCATATTTCGCTCACGAGCTGGTTCCGCGATTACCTGTACATTCCGCTGGGTGGCAACCGCGTGGGCACAGCCCGCCTGTACTTTAACCTGTTCCTGGTGATGTTCGTGAGCGGTGTGTGGCACGGTGCCAACTGGACGTTTGTTTGCTGGGGCTTGTACCATGCCTTCTTTATGATTGTGGAACGCGCAAACAACAAGAACGCTTTTTATTACAAGGCGCCCAAGCTGGTGCAGGTCCTGATTACACAAGTGATTGTGTTGTTTGGCTGGGTGCTGTTCCGTGCCGACAGCATTGGCGAGGCCTGGCGCATGTGGAAGTGCATGCTTGGTTTCAATGCGGTGAGCTCTGCCGATGCGATTCTGTCGGCTGAAATCTTTACGCCGACTTGCCTGTTCTTTATGGCTCTTGCGGCTTTACTTTCGTTCTGGAAGTTCCGTAGCTTTGATTTTTGCAACAACGTTTCGCCCGTGCGCGTGGCGCTGGCTTTGGTCATTTTTGTGGTGGCGGTACTTGCTTTGTTTACACAGAGTTACAATCCGTTTTTGTATTTCCAATTCTAG
- a CDS encoding nicotinate-nicotinamide nucleotide adenylyltransferase, whose protein sequence is MSDYKKNVAVLGGAFDPVHMDHIRVAKTCLEKKFCDEVWFMPSPDRWDKKLNASPEDRFAMLELAMEGDPRLILSDLEIQQGDFRGSYVFLCGLKEKFPDINFRLLTGADTYDGIPHWRDPMNFFGTNYNGHLLLRDFELIVFARNGYPKPDIVEHKAKGYADLLWLGPEQGFEGVYSSTAIRKALLCGEEPKGLHPKVYEYIKQHNLYRE, encoded by the coding sequence TTGTCTGACTATAAGAAGAATGTTGCTGTTTTAGGGGGAGCGTTCGATCCGGTTCACATGGATCACATTAGGGTGGCAAAGACTTGTCTAGAAAAGAAATTTTGTGACGAAGTTTGGTTTATGCCGAGCCCGGACCGTTGGGACAAGAAACTGAACGCAAGCCCCGAAGACCGCTTTGCCATGCTGGAACTTGCCATGGAAGGCGACCCGCGACTGATTCTTTCGGACTTGGAAATTCAACAGGGTGATTTTCGCGGCTCGTACGTGTTTTTGTGCGGGCTCAAGGAAAAATTCCCGGACATCAATTTTCGCCTGCTGACCGGTGCCGATACCTACGACGGCATTCCGCACTGGCGCGACCCGATGAATTTTTTCGGAACCAACTACAACGGACACCTGCTGCTGCGCGATTTTGAACTGATTGTGTTTGCCCGTAACGGTTACCCGAAGCCGGATATAGTTGAACACAAGGCGAAGGGTTATGCTGACCTTTTGTGGCTTGGGCCGGAGCAAGGGTTTGAAGGCGTGTATTCGAGTACCGCGATCCGCAAGGCGCTGCTGTGTGGCGAAGAGCCGAAGGGATTACACCCGAAGGTGTACGAGTATATAAAGCAACACAATTTGTATAGAGAATAG
- a CDS encoding peptidylprolyl isomerase has translation MKFPGRLVFALSILGISFAEAEPALMEGIAAVVDGKPIMRSEYLNAVYRYQETPEGNAMAETDLRKYVLDQLIDEKVLLSRIDRDSIVITDAEVDQRVNAHLSQLAASQNTDLATLEKAIRAQLGISMAQYRDQLSKQIRNHIEMARVRQRHVGSVSPTKKEVDAFFANYKDSIPQQFNCVLLSHIQLPIVPDSMIVDSVKHIADALIDTLNLGMSFELLAKAHSQDTSAAKGGDLGYFKRGQLDPAFERALDVLKNGQYSANPVKTKLGWHIARVLGRKEDGVRSAQILLRTIPTAKDSAAVLARADSLRKAIKTTEAFAAAAKKFSEDKSSNFAGGRLGWFQRNEMEPAYVEPVANLEVGEISEPVLIDGAYHLFRLDDSRQTRDLTLEEDYGKIEQMAATHLENQKLEALVKKWRDEVHIEIRMTE, from the coding sequence ATGAAGTTTCCTGGTCGTTTGGTTTTTGCTTTGAGCATTCTCGGTATCTCGTTTGCCGAGGCTGAACCGGCATTGATGGAAGGAATTGCTGCAGTTGTCGACGGAAAGCCGATTATGCGTTCGGAGTACTTGAATGCGGTGTACCGCTATCAGGAAACTCCCGAAGGAAACGCCATGGCGGAAACGGACCTGCGCAAGTATGTGCTGGACCAGTTGATTGACGAAAAGGTCTTGCTGAGTCGCATTGACCGCGACTCTATCGTGATTACCGATGCCGAAGTCGACCAGCGCGTGAACGCCCATTTGTCGCAGCTCGCCGCAAGCCAGAATACGGACTTGGCGACTCTTGAAAAGGCCATTCGTGCTCAGCTTGGTATTAGCATGGCGCAGTACCGCGACCAGTTGTCGAAGCAGATCCGCAACCACATTGAAATGGCTCGCGTGCGTCAACGCCATGTTGGCTCTGTCTCGCCGACCAAGAAAGAAGTGGATGCTTTTTTTGCAAACTACAAGGATTCTATTCCGCAGCAGTTCAACTGTGTGTTGTTGAGCCACATCCAGCTGCCGATTGTGCCGGATTCCATGATTGTAGATTCGGTGAAGCATATTGCGGATGCCTTGATTGATACGTTGAACTTGGGTATGAGTTTTGAACTTTTGGCCAAGGCTCATTCGCAGGATACTTCTGCAGCCAAGGGCGGTGACCTCGGCTACTTCAAACGCGGCCAGTTGGATCCGGCTTTTGAACGTGCTCTAGATGTTTTGAAGAATGGCCAGTATTCTGCAAACCCAGTGAAGACTAAGCTGGGCTGGCATATTGCCCGCGTACTTGGCCGTAAAGAAGACGGCGTGCGTTCTGCGCAGATTTTGCTCCGTACGATTCCGACGGCGAAGGATTCTGCCGCGGTTCTTGCCCGTGCCGATTCTTTGAGAAAAGCAATCAAGACGACTGAAGCGTTCGCTGCTGCCGCCAAGAAGTTCAGCGAAGACAAGTCCAGCAATTTTGCCGGTGGTCGCCTCGGTTGGTTCCAACGCAACGAAATGGAACCTGCCTACGTGGAACCTGTGGCCAATTTGGAAGTGGGTGAAATTTCGGAACCGGTTTTGATTGATGGTGCTTACCATTTGTTCCGCCTGGATGATTCTCGCCAGACTCGCGACTTGACTCTGGAAGAAGACTACGGTAAAATTGAACAGATGGCTGCAACGCATCTTGAAAACCAGAAGCTTGAAGCGCTGGTAAAGAAGTGGCGCGATGAAGTCCACATCGAAATCCGCATGACGGAATAA